The Quadrisphaera sp. RL12-1S genome has a segment encoding these proteins:
- a CDS encoding HAD family hydrolase: MGRVVFFDVDGTLRAAGTPSTGAFLAGRKGDFERVAAAESAYARGEMTNQQVSDVDATGFAGLPTARVDVWLDELPLIGGIDVVVGHCRQRDWLPVLASLAWTAVTEHLARRFGFALSGGPELEAVEGRYTGRVLTPWDEHDKRDAALAVAAEHGISPSACLAVGDSRSHLPLFAVVGGSVALNASAACAAVASRSLVTQDLADVIPLLEALAARSAP; the protein is encoded by the coding sequence GTGGGGCGGGTGGTCTTCTTCGATGTCGACGGCACGCTGAGGGCCGCGGGCACGCCGTCGACCGGAGCCTTCCTGGCCGGTCGCAAGGGAGACTTCGAGCGCGTGGCCGCTGCGGAGTCGGCGTACGCGCGCGGCGAGATGACCAACCAGCAGGTGAGCGACGTCGACGCCACCGGCTTCGCGGGCCTGCCCACCGCACGGGTGGACGTCTGGCTCGACGAGCTGCCCCTCATCGGCGGCATCGACGTCGTCGTCGGGCACTGCCGTCAGCGGGACTGGCTTCCGGTGCTGGCGAGCCTCGCGTGGACGGCGGTCACCGAGCACCTGGCGCGCCGCTTCGGGTTCGCGCTCAGCGGCGGGCCTGAGCTGGAGGCGGTCGAGGGCCGGTACACGGGCCGGGTGCTGACCCCCTGGGACGAGCACGACAAGCGCGACGCCGCCCTCGCCGTCGCGGCGGAGCACGGGATCTCCCCCTCGGCCTGCCTGGCCGTCGGGGACAGCCGCTCGCACCTGCCGCTGTTCGCCGTCGTCGGCGGCTCGGTGGCCCTCAACGCGTCGGCCGCGTGCGCTGCGGTGGCGTCGAGGTCCCTGGTGACGCAGGACCTGGCCGACGTCATCCCGCTGCTCGAGGCCCTGGCCGCCAGGTCGGCCCCGTGA
- a CDS encoding phosphotransferase enzyme family protein has protein sequence MTAQREVRVVGDVVLRPAKPWTGTVHHLLRHLRDRGLPVPEPLGVVDGVERVGLVLGDAGQDAWPHQVHLDGVRSAGRLLRRVHDATRSWVPPADAVWSVPVEGGPVVCHGDVQPANTAWRDGVAVGLFDWDGARPAEPLSDVAYALEWLAPFETDPSELRRRGLPPEPSRRARIDAFLDGYAWEGPLDVVDAVLARQQRAVDEVVHLGAAGHEPHATWVARGWPARWASKLEVTRSLAGEVAAMSPRSPTGRGG, from the coding sequence ATGACCGCTCAGCGGGAGGTCCGGGTGGTCGGCGACGTGGTGCTGCGGCCGGCGAAGCCGTGGACCGGCACCGTCCACCACCTCCTGAGGCACCTGCGCGACCGGGGGCTGCCGGTGCCGGAGCCCCTGGGCGTGGTCGACGGCGTGGAGCGCGTCGGCCTGGTCCTGGGCGACGCGGGACAGGACGCCTGGCCCCACCAGGTCCACCTCGACGGCGTGAGGTCCGCCGGCCGGCTGCTGCGCCGCGTCCACGACGCCACGCGGTCGTGGGTGCCGCCGGCGGACGCGGTCTGGTCCGTGCCCGTGGAGGGCGGGCCGGTGGTCTGCCACGGCGACGTCCAGCCCGCCAACACCGCCTGGCGGGACGGCGTCGCCGTCGGCCTGTTCGACTGGGACGGCGCCCGCCCGGCGGAGCCGCTCAGCGACGTGGCCTACGCGCTGGAGTGGCTCGCGCCCTTCGAGACCGATCCTTCCGAGCTCCGCCGCAGGGGCCTGCCGCCCGAGCCGTCCCGGCGGGCGCGCATCGACGCCTTCCTGGACGGGTACGCCTGGGAGGGACCGCTCGACGTGGTCGACGCGGTGCTCGCGCGGCAGCAGCGGGCGGTCGACGAGGTGGTCCACCTCGGGGCCGCAGGCCACGAGCCGCACGCGACGTGGGTGGCGCGGGGATGGCCGGCCCGCTGGGCGTCGAAGCTGGAGGTGACCCGCTCGCTGGCGGGCGAGGTCGCTGCGATGAGTCCCAGGTCGCCGACCGGTCGTGGTGGCTGA